The DNA window CAGGTAAGATAAACATAATAATAGCTGTTGATACTAGGGCATCTCCATACATAAAGCCCTTAGTGTACTTCTTCCCATCGAATACGTCCCGTCTGTACAGATATCCATATACGATTTCTCTCACCACTTTCTCGATCCCGTAAAATAAGTTCCGTCCCATCATAAGGTAATCCTAGAGAAGAAAAAGAGATAACCGTTAAGGATTGTACATTTTCAATCCCTGCAGGTAAGGATATATTAACTGTATGATGATGAGCATCCTCCTCTAAGGTATAGCTGTCTTTATTTAATATGAATAACATGCGCCCTTTTCCATTAGACTTATGCCCAAGCATAGACCAAAGTTGCACCTTTTTTAACATATATACTACTTCTTGAGTACTTCCATTTAGAGTGTAACGGCTAGGCGTTGTTACAATAGGCAAAGACATAGAAATAAGAAGTAAAAATAAACTAATCGCAATAATCCATTCAGCTAACAAAGAGCCGTATTGATGATGTACAAATTGTGCCTTAACCATTGGTACAACACCTCCATATAGGATCCGCCATGTAAGGCACACCACCCACCAAAGCATAGAAAGGGACCAAATGGAATGTATCGATTACGATAGCTTGTTAGTAAGAGATAGAGAGAACCAACACAAAAGGCTACGTAAAAGAAACATACAATCTCCCAGGGCGTAAGCCACATGGCAATAGCAGAAAACCATTTCACATCGCCTAGTCCAAAACCTTTATGACTCATAAGACGAAGTCCATATGTAATAGCACCTACACTCATAACACTTATAATTGTTATAAGCATAGACTTATCATTTATAAAGCTATACACGATACCACCTAAAACAAGCACTAACGCCCCTTCATCAGGCAATATATAGTAATGCATATCGATGGTAGCACCTGCTATGATGATGAGTGAAAATACAGCATACAAAGCAACGTGAATAAAGGATATTGCTCGTGATGAAATCATAATAGGCAATACTATGGATGCTATATACACGATCAGTGCTATCACATAATGTGTCCCTTTCATACCTTGTCCTTCCATAAAATCAACTGTACATATGTAACTGTAACTATTTATAGAACTACATATGTATATGCAAATAAAAATCTACATTCTAATCATCAATCCATGCACATTAACTATTAAGACTTAAATATTAAATAATAAATAATAAATATTAAGTATTAAATATTAAATATTAAGTACTAAATACTAAATACTAGATAGCGCTTACGTTTAAGGTGCATCAGGGGCTTTAACTACAACTGCCTTCGCAGTACCACCATTGACCGCTTCATAAGTAATGGAATATTCTTTATCTTTTGCAGTTTTAACATGTTCTGTAAGATAGCCTTCTTTATATAGATTTTCTACAGTTGGTGGTGTATCTACATTCTTGTCGATCATATAGAGCTGTGTTGCATTTTTAATAATTTGAATATCTGCTGTTTCCTTCGCAGTTCGTGCTCGATCAGCAGCAGATAAAAATTGCGGCATCGCAATGGCAGCTAATATGGCAATAACTGCAACGACAACCATCAGTTCTACTAGAGTAAATCCACCTTTTCTCGACTTTTTAAGGTTTTCTCGAACATGATTAATTTGTAGATGTTCTACAATCCATTGACTACATATTTCTAATCTATGATTTAATCCATGAACTAGGTGCATAACAGAACTCATAATATCCTCCTTTTATCATTATTAATTCTGTAAAATAGCTTGATAACAATGCCTACTGCCCTCCCAATTTAGCAATAGACGTGAACAACGGATACATAACAGATACAACCAAAACAGCTACACCGATCCCCATCAAGGTCAGTAAAATTGGTTCTAATAGTCTCTCAAGACGGGCAATATATTTTGAAAGTATAGATTCATAATAATGTCCACAATGTTCTAACATCTTTACGAGTTCCCCACTTTCCTCTCCAATAGAGATCATTTGCCATATAAAGGAATTTCCAATATTCTCAGTTCTCAGACTCTCTTCAAAAGAATGGCCTGATAATAATTTTGCCTCTACCTTTTTACTACATTCGGCACCATACATATTGCCCCATAAAGGTCTTGTAATATTCATAGTGTGAATAATAGAAATTCCAGAATCTAACAAAAGCGCCCAAACTTTTAACATACTTGTATAGTAAATGCAGGTCATCCATTGGTATCGGTGAGCCAACTGCCAAAGCCAACGATGTACTTTGCGTTTTATACTATGTTGATGATATGCAAAGACCATAGCCCCTAGGACT is part of the Veillonella sp. genome and encodes:
- a CDS encoding competence type IV pilus major pilin ComGC; its protein translation is MSSVMHLVHGLNHRLEICSQWIVEHLQINHVRENLKKSRKGGFTLVELMVVVAVIAILAAIAMPQFLSAADRARTAKETADIQIIKNATQLYMIDKNVDTPPTVENLYKEGYLTEHVKTAKDKEYSITYEAVNGGTAKAVVVKAPDAP
- a CDS encoding prepilin peptidase, which gives rise to MKGTHYVIALIVYIASIVLPIMISSRAISFIHVALYAVFSLIIIAGATIDMHYYILPDEGALVLVLGGIVYSFINDKSMLITIISVMSVGAITYGLRLMSHKGFGLGDVKWFSAIAMWLTPWEIVCFFYVAFCVGSLYLLLTSYRNRYIPFGPFLCFGGWCALHGGSYMEVLYQWLRHNLYIINTALC